Proteins encoded by one window of Vitis vinifera cultivar Pinot Noir 40024 chromosome 10, ASM3070453v1:
- the LOC100252097 gene encoding chaperonin-like RBCX protein 1, chloroplastic, which translates to MLSPVSGQGGVELLMYLPMEASAISPSAQLSFFSYRPDRTRAYPSRPWKQRISQPTRIHCQKMYVAGFGEASPEAKAAKNIHNFFTYIAVRIVTAQLQSYNPEAYEELMEFLSRHSLSDGDKFCSDLMRESSRHKGLALRILEVRSAYCKNDFEWDNLKRLAFKMVDESNTGIMRDYVLETSHSES; encoded by the exons ATGCTCAGTCCTGTTAGTGGGCAAGGTGGGGTTGAGTTGCTGATGTACTTGCCCATGGAAGCCTCTGCAATTAGTCCCTCTGCTCAGCTCTCATTTTTCTCCTACAGACCCGATAGAACCAGAGCCTATCCTTCTCGACCATGGAAACAAAGGATTTCTCAACCCACTCGAATTCATTGTCAGAAGATGTATGTCGCTG GTTTTGGAGAAGCATCACCAGAAGCCAAGGCAGCCAAAAACATCCACAACTTCTTCACCTACATTGCAGTTAGGATTGTCACTGCGCAGCTTCAG AGCTATAACCCTGAGGCATACGAGGAGTTGATGGAGTTTTTGAGCAGACACTCATTGAGTGATGGAGATAAGTTCTGCTCAGATTTGATGCGCGAATCCTCAAGGCATAAAGGCTTAG CATTGCGCATTTTAGAG GTTCGATCTGCATAttgtaaaaatgattttgagtgGGACAATTTGAAGCGGTTAGCTTTTAAG ATGGTTGATGAAAGTAACACGGGAATTATGAGGGATTATGTCCTGGAAACCAGTCATTCGGAAAGCTAG